A genomic window from Bacteroidota bacterium includes:
- a CDS encoding peptidylprolyl isomerase: MKSLTHVLISLLILTIGFGQEKTKKGKAMEQKPASNPVVVMETTMGTIEIEMFVKETPKTVENFIGLARKGYYNGIIFHRVIDNFMIQGGDPTGTGRGGESIWGKKFEDEFNPKLKHDGAGILSMANAGPNTNGSQFFITLVPTPHLDGKHTVFGKVISGLDVVKAIGKVKTIKPSDKPEKDVVMKKVFVKGEEPKETEKKK; encoded by the coding sequence ATGAAATCATTAACTCATGTTCTAATCTCATTATTAATTTTAACAATCGGATTTGGACAAGAAAAAACTAAGAAGGGAAAAGCTATGGAACAAAAACCGGCATCAAATCCTGTAGTTGTTATGGAAACGACTATGGGTACAATCGAAATCGAAATGTTTGTTAAAGAAACCCCAAAGACAGTCGAAAATTTTATCGGACTTGCCCGGAAGGGATATTACAACGGAATAATATTTCACCGCGTGATAGATAACTTTATGATTCAAGGTGGCGACCCGACAGGAACAGGCCGCGGCGGCGAAAGTATCTGGGGTAAAAAATTTGAAGACGAGTTCAACCCGAAACTCAAGCACGATGGTGCCGGAATTCTCTCGATGGCGAATGCAGGTCCAAATACAAACGGCAGCCAATTTTTTATTACATTGGTTCCAACACCACACCTTGACGGAAAGCATACCGTTTTTGGAAAAGTGATAAGTGGTTTGGATGTTGTAAAAGCAATAGGTAAAGTTAAAACAATAAAACCTTCCGATAAACCTGAAAAAGATGTAGTAATGAAAAAAGTTTTCGTTAAAGGCGAAGAACCAAAAGAAACCGAAAAGAAAAAATAA
- a CDS encoding undecaprenyl-diphosphate phosphatase, protein MSLLDAVLLGIIQGLTEFLPISSSGHLVLGQELLNIVHQSDITFEVFVHFGTLLSVVFMFWKDIKLLFLSIFEFVKNPTKLKLLFKTNEHFKIAIFIVIGSIPAAIVGIMFENEIGVLFNDPKFVSVMLLLTGLILFLTKFSNPKEGSSVGFVSAIIIGIAQAIAIIPGISRSGITISSALFAGISRENAAKFSFLMSLPVIFGASILKANEVMQSSISHQQLLIYFVGTVIAAISGYASIRVVLGLLKKKRFSWFSYYCFIVGILGILFIG, encoded by the coding sequence TTGAGTTTATTAGATGCAGTTTTGTTAGGAATAATTCAAGGGCTTACAGAATTCCTTCCTATTAGTAGTTCGGGCCATCTTGTTTTGGGTCAAGAACTTTTAAATATCGTTCATCAAAGTGATATTACCTTTGAGGTTTTTGTTCATTTCGGGACTTTATTAAGTGTTGTTTTTATGTTTTGGAAAGATATCAAATTATTATTTCTTTCTATTTTCGAGTTTGTTAAGAATCCAACAAAATTGAAATTACTTTTTAAAACTAATGAACATTTTAAAATAGCAATCTTTATTGTAATCGGCTCAATACCGGCAGCTATCGTCGGAATAATGTTTGAAAATGAAATTGGGGTTTTATTCAATGATCCCAAATTTGTCTCGGTAATGCTGCTACTTACAGGGTTGATTTTATTTTTAACAAAATTTTCGAATCCAAAAGAAGGTTCTTCAGTAGGTTTCGTTTCGGCAATAATCATCGGAATTGCCCAAGCTATTGCAATCATTCCCGGTATTTCGCGTTCCGGTATAACTATCAGCAGTGCTTTATTTGCTGGTATTTCACGTGAGAATGCTGCAAAATTTTCTTTTTTAATGTCTCTTCCTGTAATTTTTGGCGCTTCAATTCTCAAAGCCAACGAAGTTATGCAATCATCAATCAGTCACCAACAATTGCTGATATATTTTGTTGGAACTGTTATTGCGGCAATTTCGGGATATGCTTCAATCAGAGTTGTTCTCGGTTTATTAAAAAAGAAAAGATTCAGTTGGTTCTCGTATTATTGTTTTATTGTTGGAATATTAGGTATTTTATTTATAGGATAA
- a CDS encoding lysylphosphatidylglycerol synthase transmembrane domain-containing protein: protein MNSKFKSFIKYSLSIIFTFGFLYFAFRGTDFGKLYEILLGANYWWALAMFPILLLSHAIRAWRWRYLLAPVKKNMKFQNLFSSLIIGYMMNNILPRAGELVRPYAISKSENISRSAAFATVVVERIFDIISFLFLIALIPAVYSGPLTETFPWLEKTGMWLTGASFLFLGVFIFLMIRRDIVMRILQFLTRRLSEKKAKLVDHIVHSFLDGFLFFKERKNYFVIFVTSILVWGLYILMMYVVFNAFRLIENNNLDLAAALVVQAISSIGILIPTPGAIGPYHYFTIQTLTKLYGVEYTVAASYATVTHAVGFIGITLLGIVYFLKDRLRVSEIMKEKLEQNSNS from the coding sequence ATGAATTCCAAGTTTAAATCGTTTATAAAATATTCGCTGAGTATAATTTTTACATTCGGATTTCTATATTTTGCATTTCGTGGAACCGATTTTGGAAAACTCTACGAAATTCTATTAGGTGCAAATTACTGGTGGGCACTTGCGATGTTTCCGATTCTTTTATTAAGTCATGCGATTCGTGCCTGGCGCTGGCGCTATCTGCTCGCTCCTGTTAAAAAAAATATGAAGTTCCAAAATCTGTTTTCGTCGCTGATAATCGGTTATATGATGAACAACATTCTTCCGCGTGCTGGCGAACTTGTGCGTCCCTACGCAATCAGTAAATCAGAAAATATATCGCGTAGTGCGGCTTTTGCCACTGTTGTAGTCGAGAGAATTTTTGATATCATTTCTTTTCTCTTCTTGATTGCTTTGATACCTGCTGTTTACTCGGGACCGTTAACAGAAACTTTCCCATGGCTTGAAAAAACCGGTATGTGGCTCACTGGTGCAAGTTTTTTATTCCTCGGTGTTTTCATTTTTCTAATGATTCGGCGTGATATCGTGATGCGTATTTTACAATTTCTAACCCGCCGCCTCTCCGAAAAGAAAGCCAAATTAGTCGATCATATTGTACATTCGTTCTTGGATGGATTTTTATTCTTTAAAGAACGGAAAAATTATTTTGTTATTTTTGTTACAAGTATTCTTGTGTGGGGACTTTATATCCTGATGATGTATGTTGTTTTTAATGCTTTCAGGTTAATCGAAAACAATAATCTCGATTTAGCAGCAGCATTGGTTGTGCAGGCGATTTCAAGTATCGGTATTCTTATCCCGACACCTGGAGCAATCGGTCCTTACCATTATTTTACTATCCAAACACTGACGAAACTCTATGGAGTAGAATATACTGTCGCAGCGAGCTATGCTACTGTTACTCACGCTGTCGGATTTATCGGTATTACTTTATTGGGGATAGTTTATTTTTTGAAGGATCGACTCAGAGTTTCTGAGATCATGAAGGAAAAACTTGAACAGAATTCAAACAGTTAA
- the lolA gene encoding outer membrane lipoprotein chaperone LolA: protein MKKKLYLIFSAVLVLHLSMDAQDASKILKKVEKKYESIKDLTAAFTQNVIFGVSKMEQNFEGTLKMKKGNKYRIELEQQTIVTDGKTVWSYYHINNQVMVNNYKEDPKSFSPDRVLVNVPKNYNTVLLGEEILFGKKNAIIKLTPKDEKSLTKTMKVWIDLDTNLMRQIEITDVSDNFTKYIVNSIKINTNIPDNEFKFDVPKNVETIDLR from the coding sequence ATGAAGAAAAAACTATATCTGATCTTCTCAGCTGTTTTAGTCTTGCATCTATCTATGGACGCTCAAGACGCAAGTAAAATCCTGAAGAAGGTAGAAAAAAAATATGAATCAATTAAAGACTTAACAGCAGCCTTTACACAAAATGTTATTTTTGGTGTATCAAAAATGGAGCAGAACTTCGAAGGTACTTTGAAAATGAAAAAGGGGAATAAGTACAGAATAGAGCTTGAACAACAAACGATTGTAACAGATGGAAAAACTGTGTGGTCGTATTACCATATTAACAATCAAGTAATGGTCAACAATTACAAAGAAGACCCGAAATCGTTTTCTCCCGACCGTGTACTCGTTAATGTTCCTAAAAATTATAATACAGTTCTTCTCGGTGAAGAAATTTTATTCGGCAAGAAAAATGCAATTATAAAACTCACACCGAAGGACGAAAAGTCGTTAACCAAAACGATGAAAGTATGGATCGATTTGGATACTAACTTAATGCGGCAGATTGAAATTACAGATGTAAGCGATAACTTTACTAAATACATAGTGAACAGCATCAAAATAAACACAAATATACCGGATAACGAGTTTAAATTCGATGTACCGAAAAATGTTGAAACAATCGACCTCCGCTGA
- a CDS encoding DNA translocase FtsK 4TM domain-containing protein gives MAETRSRKNGDRKNGKRQKVDRKSQILSVLMMLFSILLVIGILTYSRSDEQFTDISLLDLFKLPFDDILKEKAAHVTNALSLVGALIANSLINGTIGYAVIILPILLMMWGWIILRKNDPTNALKLTNYAIVIAILFSATMGVTSQIFGTVEKEWSGLVGAFMGDVLTKLIGKVGAALIVLTSLLIILVLAVDLDIYKTLNRIKQGFDRIAGWFVSKKNEQRVVDLDDDKDDEAAETEFTIKKFDEAPIQQDEKSLKQKPAKQIIFKAPEEEKEEEKVKRVISTEKNVEENDVDEVQVEESESMPPESQEEEEIEYVFPSVELLDSPRQADVVNDEELRANAELLKSKLANFGIELESVSVTPGPVITLYELVPASGVKISRIVSLENDLALALSAKGIRIIAPIPGKGTIGVEIPNHNPSIVNIRSVLNSTKFRETKAALPLAMGKTISGEVFVDDLAKMPHLLIAGATGSGKSIGINSIIISLLYKLHPSEVKFVIIDPKKIELTLYKRLVNHYLATSSDFRDEIITTPENSVSILKSVEVEMEKRYNRFANAGARNIAEYNDKVKSGKIKSTPEFKHLKMPYIIVIIDELADLMITAAKEIEEPITRLAQMARAVGIHLVVATQRPSVDVITGVIKANFPARIAYQVASKTDSRTILDMNGAEALLGSGDMLYLPSGSPKPMRIQNVYVTTDEVEAIMNHIAKQKGYTRLFKLPSVLEKRKNGYSGRASERDELFEEAAHLVVRHQQASVSLIQRRQKVGYSRAARIVDELEAAGIVGPYDGSKARQVLIETEETLREILRNTE, from the coding sequence ATGGCTGAAACCAGAAGTAGAAAAAACGGGGACAGGAAGAACGGAAAACGACAGAAAGTTGATCGCAAATCACAGATACTTTCCGTCCTGATGATGTTGTTTTCGATTCTATTAGTAATCGGTATCTTAACATACTCAAGGAGCGATGAACAATTTACTGATATTTCTCTGCTTGATCTTTTTAAACTTCCCTTCGACGACATCTTAAAAGAAAAAGCTGCACACGTTACTAACGCTCTGTCGCTCGTTGGGGCATTGATTGCTAACTCATTAATTAACGGCACCATCGGTTATGCCGTAATTATTCTGCCAATACTATTGATGATGTGGGGTTGGATTATTTTAAGAAAAAATGATCCGACGAATGCACTAAAGCTTACGAATTATGCAATCGTAATCGCTATTTTATTTTCAGCTACGATGGGAGTTACCAGTCAGATTTTTGGTACTGTCGAGAAGGAATGGAGCGGACTTGTAGGCGCGTTCATGGGGGATGTGCTAACAAAATTAATCGGAAAAGTTGGTGCAGCCCTCATTGTGCTTACTTCTCTGTTAATAATTTTAGTCCTCGCAGTCGATTTAGATATTTACAAAACTCTGAACAGAATTAAACAGGGTTTCGATCGTATCGCAGGCTGGTTCGTTTCAAAAAAGAACGAACAAAGAGTTGTTGACCTTGACGATGATAAGGACGATGAAGCTGCCGAAACAGAATTTACGATAAAAAAATTCGACGAAGCCCCAATTCAACAAGACGAAAAGTCATTGAAACAGAAACCGGCGAAGCAAATAATTTTCAAAGCTCCTGAAGAAGAAAAAGAAGAAGAAAAAGTTAAACGCGTTATATCTACGGAAAAAAATGTTGAAGAGAATGATGTTGATGAAGTTCAGGTAGAAGAATCAGAATCTATGCCTCCGGAATCTCAAGAAGAGGAAGAGATAGAATATGTTTTCCCATCTGTCGAATTGTTGGATTCGCCTCGCCAAGCCGATGTTGTGAACGACGAAGAACTCCGTGCTAATGCTGAATTGCTGAAATCAAAACTTGCCAACTTCGGAATTGAACTTGAAAGTGTGAGCGTTACACCCGGTCCCGTCATCACACTTTATGAATTAGTACCGGCATCCGGAGTGAAAATCAGTCGCATCGTGAGTCTTGAGAACGATTTAGCGCTTGCACTATCGGCAAAGGGTATTCGCATTATCGCACCGATTCCGGGTAAAGGTACCATTGGTGTTGAAATTCCCAATCATAATCCATCGATTGTGAATATCCGGAGCGTCCTCAACTCAACCAAATTCCGCGAGACAAAAGCTGCATTGCCGCTTGCGATGGGAAAAACAATTTCAGGTGAAGTTTTTGTCGATGACCTTGCTAAAATGCCTCACCTCTTAATTGCCGGGGCTACCGGTTCGGGTAAAAGTATCGGCATTAATTCTATCATCATCAGCTTGCTCTACAAATTACACCCATCGGAAGTAAAGTTTGTAATTATTGACCCTAAAAAAATTGAGTTAACACTTTACAAGAGATTAGTGAATCACTATCTGGCAACTTCATCCGATTTCAGAGACGAGATTATAACGACACCTGAAAATTCAGTTTCAATTTTAAAAAGTGTTGAAGTAGAAATGGAAAAACGTTACAACCGGTTTGCAAATGCGGGCGCCCGTAACATCGCTGAATATAATGACAAGGTTAAATCAGGGAAAATAAAATCAACACCCGAATTCAAACATTTAAAAATGCCTTATATAATAGTTATCATCGACGAGTTAGCCGATTTGATGATTACTGCAGCAAAAGAAATTGAAGAACCGATAACTCGTCTCGCTCAGATGGCACGTGCAGTCGGTATCCACTTGGTTGTTGCAACTCAACGCCCCTCAGTTGATGTTATCACAGGTGTAATAAAAGCCAACTTCCCGGCGCGGATTGCATATCAGGTTGCATCTAAAACAGATTCGCGGACAATACTTGATATGAACGGAGCCGAAGCGCTATTAGGCAGCGGCGATATGCTCTATCTGCCGTCAGGAAGTCCGAAACCTATGCGAATTCAAAACGTTTATGTAACAACCGATGAAGTTGAAGCAATAATGAATCATATAGCAAAGCAAAAAGGATATACCCGCCTGTTTAAGCTTCCCTCTGTTTTAGAGAAGCGGAAAAACGGATACAGTGGCAGAGCTTCGGAAAGAGACGAACTTTTTGAAGAAGCTGCTCACTTAGTTGTTCGTCATCAACAAGCTTCTGTTTCTTTGATTCAACGACGGCAAAAAGTGGGATACTCACGCGCCGCCCGTATTGTTGACGAATTAGAAGCCGCAGGTATTGTCGGACCATACGACGGCAGCAAAGCCCGTCAAGTATTAATCGAAACCGAAGAAACTTTGAGAGAAATCCTGAGGAACACGGAATGA
- a CDS encoding 2-phosphosulfolactate phosphatase has protein sequence MDNPKTKITAEIFFTPAQVDDLFLREKNVAVVDVLRASTTIITALSNGAREIIPVPSIESAVKISGSLFGDVTLRGGERHAKMIEGFNLGNSPAEYTEETVKGKSIIFCTTNGSLAITKGRYAKNLVVAGFVNISKVAEFLASIGEDFYILCAGNQNNFCIEDVVCAGMILSKTEQILGQNFVIGDSGLAAMSLFKTYNRSILKMIRQSDHGKYLTDLGFREDIKICSGIDTIPEVPIFANNVLTLKRDDTKKTETEVKPKQKSSQKK, from the coding sequence ATGGATAATCCAAAGACAAAAATAACAGCAGAGATATTTTTTACCCCGGCACAAGTTGACGATTTATTTTTGCGTGAAAAAAATGTAGCAGTAGTTGATGTGCTTCGTGCAAGTACAACAATAATCACAGCACTAAGTAACGGTGCGCGTGAAATTATTCCCGTTCCTTCGATAGAAAGCGCCGTGAAAATTTCCGGAAGCTTATTCGGCGATGTTACACTACGCGGTGGCGAACGCCACGCTAAAATGATAGAGGGTTTTAATCTCGGAAATTCACCCGCTGAATATACCGAAGAAACTGTAAAAGGTAAGTCGATAATTTTTTGCACAACTAACGGTTCCCTTGCCATTACAAAGGGACGTTATGCAAAAAATCTCGTGGTTGCGGGATTTGTGAATATTTCGAAGGTTGCCGAATTTCTGGCATCAATAGGGGAAGATTTTTATATTCTCTGTGCAGGTAATCAGAACAATTTCTGTATCGAAGATGTAGTATGTGCCGGAATGATTCTCTCGAAAACTGAACAAATATTAGGTCAAAATTTTGTCATTGGCGATTCGGGTCTCGCAGCTATGTCGCTTTTCAAAACTTACAACAGATCAATTTTAAAAATGATTCGCCAGTCGGACCATGGCAAATATCTTACCGATTTAGGTTTCCGTGAGGACATCAAGATATGTTCTGGTATCGATACTATTCCGGAAGTTCCGATTTTTGCCAACAACGTATTGACCCTGAAACGCGATGACACTAAGAAAACAGAAACAGAAGTTAAACCTAAACAAAAATCTTCGCAAAAAAAATAG
- the gcvT gene encoding glycine cleavage system aminomethyltransferase GcvT: protein MKRTSFYKIHKELNAKLVPFAGFEMPVQYRSIIDETLAVRKSVGVFDVSHMGEIEILGSDALAFIQKVTTNDASKLTPGKVQYSAMCFNDSGIVDDMLVYNFGTHYMLVVNASNKAKDFDWLKENLFGDVKLVDRSDAIALIAVQGPNSLVTLQKLTSVNLSDMKYYTFATGKLADVEMIISRTGYTGELGFELYFPSDVSLSEKVWNAIFEAGKEFNIEPIGLAARDTLRLEMGFCLYGNDIDQSTNPLESGLGWITKLDKGNFNGRDVLLKLKSEGVKRRLVGFEVEDKKAFPRKGYEIFINGNPVGIVTSGTFSPTLDAGIGLGFVDANKSEPGTQINIKIRNQEVKAKIVKLPFVNK from the coding sequence ATGAAACGAACATCCTTCTATAAAATTCATAAAGAATTAAACGCCAAGCTTGTACCATTTGCCGGATTCGAAATGCCTGTTCAATATCGGAGTATAATCGACGAAACCTTAGCTGTTCGTAAGTCGGTAGGGGTATTCGATGTTTCTCACATGGGTGAAATTGAAATTTTGGGGAGCGACGCACTCGCTTTTATTCAAAAAGTAACAACAAACGATGCCTCAAAATTAACGCCCGGCAAAGTGCAGTATTCAGCAATGTGTTTCAACGATAGTGGTATTGTTGATGATATGTTGGTATACAATTTTGGAACGCATTATATGCTTGTGGTGAACGCATCTAACAAAGCTAAAGACTTCGATTGGTTGAAGGAAAATTTATTTGGCGATGTTAAACTTGTCGATAGAAGCGATGCGATTGCACTGATTGCTGTGCAAGGACCAAACTCTTTAGTAACACTCCAAAAACTTACCTCTGTAAATCTTTCGGATATGAAATATTATACTTTTGCTACCGGAAAATTGGCAGATGTTGAAATGATTATTTCGCGAACAGGTTATACGGGTGAATTGGGATTCGAATTGTATTTTCCTTCCGACGTTAGCTTATCTGAAAAAGTGTGGAACGCAATATTCGAAGCGGGTAAAGAATTTAACATAGAGCCAATCGGCTTAGCCGCGCGCGATACTCTTCGCCTCGAAATGGGTTTTTGTCTTTACGGCAACGATATCGATCAATCAACCAATCCGCTTGAATCGGGACTCGGTTGGATAACCAAACTCGACAAAGGCAATTTTAACGGACGGGATGTTCTGTTGAAATTAAAATCGGAAGGTGTAAAACGACGATTAGTAGGTTTTGAAGTAGAAGATAAAAAAGCTTTTCCTCGGAAGGGATACGAAATTTTCATAAATGGTAATCCTGTTGGTATTGTAACGAGTGGTACGTTTTCGCCAACGTTGGATGCCGGCATAGGTTTGGGGTTTGTGGATGCAAACAAATCCGAGCCCGGTACTCAAATTAATATTAAAATACGTAACCAAGAGGTAAAAGCTAAAATTGTAAAATTACCCTTCGTAAATAAGTAA
- the fsa gene encoding fructose-6-phosphate aldolase gives MKIFIDTANISEIKDANSMGLIDGVTTNPSLIAKEGKNFKELIKEICSVVNGPISAEVISLEYKGMMQEAYELAKIHENIVVKVPLTKDGLQATRSLKAEGIRTNVTLCFSPNQALLAAKAGAYFVSPFVGRLDDISTSGMELISQIITIYRNYGYDTQVLVASVRHPLHVVESAMMGADAATIPHSVLMQLIKHPLTDIGIERFLNDWKKLQK, from the coding sequence ATGAAAATTTTTATCGACACTGCAAACATTAGTGAAATAAAAGATGCTAACTCGATGGGGCTGATTGACGGCGTTACAACAAATCCCAGTTTGATTGCGAAGGAAGGGAAAAATTTTAAAGAACTAATAAAAGAAATTTGTTCGGTAGTAAACGGACCTATCAGCGCCGAAGTAATATCGCTCGAATACAAAGGGATGATGCAAGAGGCGTATGAGCTTGCTAAAATTCACGAGAACATTGTAGTCAAAGTTCCACTAACCAAGGATGGACTGCAAGCTACAAGAAGTTTAAAAGCCGAAGGAATTCGGACAAATGTAACACTCTGTTTTTCGCCGAATCAGGCATTACTCGCTGCTAAAGCTGGTGCCTACTTTGTAAGTCCTTTCGTCGGCAGGCTCGATGATATCAGCACCTCCGGAATGGAATTAATAAGCCAAATCATTACAATTTATAGGAATTATGGATATGATACTCAAGTGTTGGTTGCAAGTGTCCGTCATCCGCTACATGTTGTAGAATCTGCGATGATGGGTGCCGACGCCGCAACAATACCTCATTCAGTTCTAATGCAATTAATAAAGCACCCCCTAACCGATATCGGTATCGAAAGATTTTTAAACGATTGGAAGAAATTGCAAAAATAA